One genomic window of Salvia miltiorrhiza cultivar Shanhuang (shh) chromosome 4, IMPLAD_Smil_shh, whole genome shotgun sequence includes the following:
- the LOC131020058 gene encoding uncharacterized protein LOC131020058, translated as MGSRKRKPLSDITDIHNLTPLSVLRELVSSNAICKPPVSILRSNSNSTNQKFCPESSDRSNTSIGSSSVGATFNSKTVQFVSPTTSPAYSRRHNIEKCNKEREAHVIASSISIEKRKDKGKAISVPFRSSASEKMKENQSRICNMALTDGGMGIQNAAYDQRRTIEKSRKERKSDVIGCDTSVKERDDKGKAIAVPYNSLPTGKLKEPLNIICNSSTLVERSCQKGNLSFSNSSAENVKESDKDKLVSYSHSSGKTEKRKASLNSPDCALGKKSETGKDIADTSCFSLEKINDKNKGILKRTRSSIVQINETKEEYLSPSTSLVGGAKDRPKFVNITNILPDKRKGKGKVILEPSNIREPSEAVSVISRPSRKMKTSEKEKKNNVVGVSSCPPITRTKKLQNDLDEAGDVKYLNSWTDPQENVRKKRCSRTEKTSELPEEFIREQKAYYDDIDNFELPVEEVSQDELD; from the exons ATGGGGAGTAGGAAGCGGAAACCCTTGTCGGACATCACCGACATTCACAACCTGACACCCCTTTCCGTTTTGCGCGAGCTCGTTTCCTCCAATGCAATCTGCAAACCCCCAGTTTCCATCTTGAGGTCTAATTCCAATTCCACCAACCAAAAATTCTGCCCCGAATCGTCCGATAGATCCAACACCAGCATCGGTTCATCTAGCGTCGGCGCCACCTTTAATTCGAAAACGGTTCAATTTGTCTCTCCAACTACTTCTCCGG CTTACAGTCGAAGACATAATATTGAGAAGTGCAATAAAGAAAGAGAGGCGCATGTGATTGCTAGTAGCATATCTATTGAGAAGAGGAAGGACAAAGGGAAGGCCATTTCTGTCCCATTCCGTTCATCAGCTTCtgagaaaatgaaagaaaatcaGAGTAGAATTTGTAACATGGCTCTTACTGATGGTGGTATGGGAATTCAAAATGCAGCATATGATCAAAGACGAACTATTGAAAAATCCAGGAAAGAGAGAAAGTCTGATGTGATTGGTTGTGACACATCTGTTAAAGAAAGGGATGACAAAGGGAAGGCCATTGCTGTGCCATATAATTCATTACCTACTGGAAAGCTGAAGGAACCTCTGAATATCATTTGTAATTCCAGCACTCTGGTTGAGAGGTCATGCCAGAAAGGAAATCTCAGTTTCTCTAACAGTTCTGCTGAGAATGTGAAAGAGAGTGACAAGGATAAGCTTGTTTCCTATAGCCACTCCTCTGGAAAAACAGAGAAAAGGAAAGCAAGTCTCAATTCTCCTGATTGTGCATTGGGGAAAAAATCAGAAACAGGGAAGGATATTGCAGATACTTCTTGCTTCTCACTTGagaaaataaatgataaaaataaaggGATTTTGAAACGTACTAGATCTTCCATTGTGCAAATAAATGAGACAAAGGAGGAATATCTCAGTCCTTCTACTTCTTTAGTTGGGGGAGCAAAGGACAGGCCCAAGTTTGTGAACATTACTAACATCTTGCCtgacaaaagaaagggaaagggGAAGGTGATTCTTGAACCATCTAACATTAGAGAGCCATCTGAAGCTGTGTCAGTCATATCCCGACCATCGAGGAAGATGAAGACAAgtgagaaggagaagaagaataatgttGTTGGGGTTTCCAGTTGCCCTCCAATCACGAGGACCAAAAAACTACA GAATGATCTTGATGAAGCTGGGgatgttaaatatttaaattcatggACTGATCCACAAGAAAATGTCAGAAAG AAGAGGTGTTCAAGAACTGAAAAAACAAGTGAATTACCGGAAGAATTCATTAGAGAGCAGAAAGCATACTATGACGATATTGATAATTTCGAACTGCCAGTAGAGGAAGTATCCCAAGATGAGTTAGACTAG